The genomic DNA GAGATGGATTGTCCTGCTTCATTCATAAAGGTTTGACCGTCTCCGAAATTAGAGGCATTGAAAATGAATAATGTAATTACAATAAACATTGTAAATCCGATAATTTTTGCAATGGTAGCAAGTAGATTCATATTTCCAGCTCGATCAATATTTTGAGAAAGAATATATTGAATTCCCCACAGCATAAGGCTACATACGAGGAAAGTTAATCCTTTTCCGAGTTCTAGTGAAAATCCGTTTATTGAAAAAAGAATTTGCTTACTTTGTAAAACTGGAAAGAATGTTGATAAATATCCAGCAAAGGAAATAATAACAGATGCTGTTGCAGCCCAGTTAGCAGCCCAATATCCCCATGCCATACTATATCCCGCAACTTTACCAGCTTTTTTTGAAGGAAACATCGCTTGAGCGTAGCTTTGTGGTCCAGCTTTTAATTCTGGTTTCCGAATCGCTAAATTTCCAAATACAAGTGCAATCATAAATACGCCAAGGCCTGTAATACTCCATGCGAGTGTAGAACCCATTGGCCCTGATACTTGTGCTAAATTTGCTGGAAGCATAAATACGCCACCGCCAACCATATTCCCGATAACAAATGCTGTTAAAACCCATAATCCCCATTTTTTCGTTTCCATTTTTGTTAACTCCTTTGTAGTAAGTTTTGCTTAAACATCATTTTTTACTAGCTTTTTGACAATAAAAAAAGAGCCATGTAGATAAAAAAATACCTACATGGCTCTTTCGCCAAAGCGTAGGTACAACGGGAATAACCCTTGTACCTACGCGTAATTTTTCCGCTAGGTTTCAAGGGTTACGTATGATGATGATGTTTTTGTGCAAATGAAACTACAGTTGTTGTATAAGTAAGCATAGTTCTTTGCTCCCTTTCTCCTCTGATTTTGAAGTTAGTATACTACATGTTTTTTTGAATGAAAAGAAAAATATAAAAATTTTTATAAAAATACGTTTTAAAGATTAAATATTTACCTATATTTTTCTTGTACTGGAAAATAAGTGAGAGATTGGCAGAAGAGTGAAGCATGTTATAATACATATAGAATTAGAAGGTGACAAGGGGCTATTGTAGATGATGAGTAAGTATGAACAAATTTATACAGAAATCAGTAAATCTATTGATAATAAACAATTAAAAGAGGGATGCAAAATCCCATCAGAAACAGAATTAATGAAGCAGTATGAGGCAAGCCGAGGCACGGTAAGAAAAGCTGTAGATTTACTGCAAGAGCGTGGATATGTGCAAAAAATTCATGGAAAAGGTGTTTTTGTTTTAAAGCGAAAAAATATTGAATTTAATTTTGGCGGTATTGTAAGTTTCCAAGAAGAAAATGAACGTTTAGGACGTCATTGTATTACGGAAGTTGTGGAAATGGACAAAGAAAAAGCCACAAAAGAAATTGCGAAATTATTAAATGTAAAAGAAAAAACAGAGATTGATCATATTAAACGTGTACGAAATATTGATGGAGAAAAAGTAATTTTAGATATAAATCATTTTGTATCTGAGTTTATTCCAGGATTAACGAAAGAAATTGCAACTGCATCGATTTATAAATACATTGAGAAAGAGCTTGGGCTACATATTAGTTATTCGCAGAGGATAATTGAAGTACAGCCGTGTACAGAGGATGACAGAAAGTATTTAGATTTAAATGGAACAGACTATGTTGTCGTTGTGAAAAACTTTACACATTTGTATGATGGAAGTCAGTTTGAATACACAGAATCACGCCACCGTTTAGATATTTTTCACTTTTCGGATGTGGCACGCAGGAAGTAAAGAGGTGGAACAAAATATTGTTTCATCTCTTTTTTTATAAAAAAAAAACACAAACTCGTATATACGAGTGTTGACTAACTTATATATACGAGTTAATATGTAATTGTAAACGGTATCAAAAAAAGAAAAGAGGGACGGGAATATGGGGAAAGACTATCGTAAAACAGCAGAGGAAGTGTTGCAGTATATTGGTGGGAAAGACAATATTGAACAAGCTGCACATTGTGTGACGAGGCTCCGTATCGCTTTAAAAGATGAAAGTAAAATAGATAATGATAAATTACAGTCTGTTTCATTAGTGAAAGGAGCGTTTCATAACGCTGGTATATTTCAAGTTGTAATTGGTCCAGGGGATGTAGATCGTGTTTACGCTGAATTGATAACGCTTGCAGGTATGGAAGAATCGACTGTAGCTGACGTAAAAGATTCTGGAAATCAGAAGTTAAATCCAGCTCAAAAGTTTGTGAAAATATTTTCGGATGTATTTATGCCGATATTACCAGCGATCGTAACAGCTGGTTTACTAATGGGTATTAACAATCTATTAGGGGCAAAGGACTTATTTTTTGATGGGAAAAATTTATTAGATGTTTATCCGAACTTAGGCGGGCT from Bacillus cereus G9842 includes the following:
- the treR gene encoding trehalose operon repressor; the protein is MMSKYEQIYTEISKSIDNKQLKEGCKIPSETELMKQYEASRGTVRKAVDLLQERGYVQKIHGKGVFVLKRKNIEFNFGGIVSFQEENERLGRHCITEVVEMDKEKATKEIAKLLNVKEKTEIDHIKRVRNIDGEKVILDINHFVSEFIPGLTKEIATASIYKYIEKELGLHISYSQRIIEVQPCTEDDRKYLDLNGTDYVVVVKNFTHLYDGSQFEYTESRHRLDIFHFSDVARRK